A genomic region of Brevibacillus sp. JNUCC-41 contains the following coding sequences:
- a CDS encoding DUF2306 domain-containing protein, giving the protein MLIFKIILFIHIFAGAICLISGIGAMSSKKKRGMHTICGEIYHSAYVVLFVTSLTMAILNWESSAYLFFIGIFSYSFAFIGYLAAKKKWKNWIAFHISGMLGSYIAICTAILVVNVPNITILNEWNPLIFWFLPSIIGSPLIFLVGQKYKKSNSI; this is encoded by the coding sequence ATGCTTATCTTTAAGATCATCCTATTCATTCATATTTTCGCTGGAGCAATATGTCTTATTAGTGGAATAGGTGCTATGTCTTCAAAGAAAAAAAGAGGTATGCATACAATTTGCGGTGAAATTTATCACAGTGCATATGTTGTACTCTTTGTCACCTCCCTGACAATGGCAATATTGAATTGGGAAAGCAGCGCATATTTATTTTTCATTGGGATATTTTCATATTCTTTCGCGTTTATAGGCTATCTTGCTGCTAAGAAGAAATGGAAAAACTGGATTGCATTTCATATTAGTGGGATGCTCGGTTCCTATATCGCTATTTGTACTGCAATTCTTGTAGTGAATGTACCCAATATAACTATCTTGAATGAATGGAACCCATTAATTTTTTGGTTTCTTCCAAGCATTATAGGTTCACCGCTGATATTTTTGGTTGGACAGAAGTATAAAAAATCCAATTCCATCTAA
- a CDS encoding DUF2935 domain-containing protein: protein MNEDIQETMRDKSGMFVARSLDEIRFWSRIMKEHSLFLRLGFRCEDTQLIEEANQFYHLFERIEQQSHTLTNQADPEQIRIFNSEVQQAATGIFLFKRKVLGLILTCKLPGANNFPLLVDHTSREANYFRKRLKELNEGKLKPLADAIIKENVFFLRIMADHAKFIGHLLDPSERKLVDMARNFSNDFDQLVFQAVDLESMKPQSQTAPLLDQFLDQNRVSVVSLRDFKKTARDLIEECKIKSIIHPLLADHVFREAERFLEIIDMFETHLTGETYN, encoded by the coding sequence ATGAATGAGGACATACAGGAAACTATGAGGGATAAATCGGGAATGTTTGTTGCACGCTCTTTGGATGAGATTCGTTTTTGGTCAAGAATTATGAAGGAACACTCGCTATTTTTAAGACTAGGTTTTAGATGTGAAGATACGCAGCTAATTGAGGAGGCTAATCAGTTTTATCATTTATTTGAACGGATAGAACAACAATCCCATACATTAACAAATCAAGCTGATCCTGAACAGATCAGGATATTTAACTCGGAAGTGCAACAAGCTGCTACAGGAATATTTTTATTCAAAAGGAAGGTATTGGGGCTGATACTCACCTGTAAATTGCCTGGTGCAAACAATTTCCCACTTTTAGTCGACCATACAAGCAGGGAAGCCAATTATTTCAGAAAACGATTAAAAGAATTAAATGAGGGTAAATTGAAACCACTTGCAGACGCCATCATCAAAGAAAATGTTTTCTTTTTAAGGATCATGGCGGATCATGCAAAATTCATCGGACATCTCCTTGATCCGTCGGAAAGAAAGCTGGTGGATATGGCGCGTAATTTTAGCAATGATTTCGATCAATTAGTCTTTCAAGCTGTAGACTTAGAGTCAATGAAACCGCAATCTCAAACCGCTCCTCTTTTGGATCAATTTCTAGATCAGAACCGTGTTTCCGTCGTATCACTTAGAGACTTTAAGAAAACCGCCAGAGATTTAATCGAAGAATGCAAAATCAAGAGCATTATCCATCCTTTATTGGCAGATCACGTTTTCCGTGAAGCTGAACGTTTCCTTGAAATCATCGATATGTTTGAAACCCACCTTACAGGTGAAACATACAATTAA
- the abc-f gene encoding ribosomal protection-like ABC-F family protein — protein sequence MKELLKLTNISYEVMDVNIFENINASVQQGEIIGIIGKNGAGKSTLLQLINNTLEPVRGQIQWLQQDLKVFMVEQEVVSHPSEDKTPSEVKLLDKMHVPGHEFQQLSGGEKLKARLAKGLSKDADLLLLDEPTNHLDEDSIEFLKGQIKNYRGTIIFVSHDRYFLDAVATKIWSIEDKKLIEHRGNYSSYMEVRKQKRLTQQREYEKQQKIVERIEGQMNEITSWSKKAHSQSTKKEGVKEYYRVKAKRMDAQVKSKQKRLEKELEKVKAEPVESEYTVRFSIKAKNKSGKRFLEVKNLTKAFNERTLFKNVHFTIQHGEKVSIIGPNGSGKTTLLKIILGRENFAGNVWISPSAKIGYLTQEVFDLPLELTPSQLFHKETFESRGNVQTLMKHLGFTASQWTEPIKNMSMGERVKCKLMEYILEEKDVLILDEPTNHLDLASREQLEDTLAQYTGTLIVVSHDRYFLEKITSSKLIISNNHIQKQLYESPSKRDDLEELRLTLETERQEVLGKLSFMTPNDKAYTELDQKFNELTKKINELSDK from the coding sequence ATGAAAGAATTATTAAAATTAACCAATATTAGCTATGAAGTAATGGACGTAAACATTTTTGAAAATATAAATGCAAGTGTACAACAAGGGGAAATCATCGGTATCATTGGAAAAAATGGTGCCGGTAAGTCTACGTTGCTGCAATTAATTAACAATACTTTAGAGCCTGTACGCGGCCAAATCCAATGGCTGCAGCAAGACTTGAAAGTTTTTATGGTTGAACAAGAAGTCGTATCGCATCCTTCCGAAGATAAGACCCCTTCCGAAGTTAAATTACTTGATAAAATGCATGTACCAGGCCATGAATTCCAACAATTGAGCGGGGGAGAAAAACTAAAAGCCCGCCTTGCAAAAGGACTTTCTAAAGATGCAGACCTTTTACTATTAGATGAACCGACAAACCACCTTGATGAAGACAGTATAGAATTCCTTAAGGGACAAATAAAAAATTATAGAGGTACCATCATTTTTGTTTCGCACGATCGTTATTTTTTGGATGCTGTTGCAACGAAAATTTGGTCGATTGAAGATAAAAAGCTAATTGAACACAGAGGGAATTATTCTAGTTATATGGAAGTTCGCAAACAGAAAAGACTTACACAACAACGTGAATATGAAAAACAGCAAAAAATAGTTGAACGGATTGAGGGACAAATGAATGAAATCACTTCTTGGTCGAAAAAAGCCCATTCCCAATCGACGAAAAAAGAAGGAGTTAAGGAATACTATCGCGTAAAAGCAAAACGAATGGATGCACAGGTAAAATCAAAACAAAAGCGTCTTGAAAAAGAGCTTGAAAAAGTAAAAGCTGAACCTGTTGAATCCGAATATACTGTACGCTTTTCAATTAAAGCAAAAAACAAGTCGGGAAAACGTTTTTTGGAAGTCAAGAATTTAACTAAGGCATTTAACGAGCGCACACTATTTAAAAACGTCCATTTCACGATACAGCATGGTGAGAAGGTTTCCATAATAGGTCCCAATGGCAGCGGAAAGACGACATTATTAAAAATAATTCTTGGACGAGAAAATTTTGCGGGCAATGTTTGGATTTCGCCATCTGCAAAAATTGGCTATTTGACGCAAGAGGTGTTTGATTTACCACTTGAACTAACACCCTCCCAGCTATTTCATAAAGAAACTTTCGAGTCGAGAGGGAACGTTCAAACTTTAATGAAGCATTTAGGCTTCACGGCATCTCAATGGACAGAACCCATTAAGAACATGAGTATGGGTGAGCGAGTAAAATGTAAGTTAATGGAATATATCCTGGAAGAAAAAGATGTGCTTATTTTGGATGAACCGACAAATCACCTGGACTTAGCTTCACGGGAACAACTTGAAGATACCTTAGCACAGTATACTGGAACGCTAATCGTCGTTTCGCATGATCGATATTTTCTCGAAAAAATCACAAGCAGCAAACTTATCATTTCAAATAATCACATACAAAAGCAATTATATGAATCACCCTCAAAAAGAGATGATCTGGAAGAACTACGATTAACACTTGAAACAGAAAGACAGGAAGTTTTAGGAAAGCTTAGCTTTATGACTCCAAACGATAAAGCCTACACAGAACTCGATCAGAAGTTTAATGAGCTTACGAAAAAAATAAATGAACTTAGTGACAAATGA
- a CDS encoding GH25 family lysozyme: MEYIKGIDVSHWQGAIRWGEVAKADVKFVFIKATEGTSYSKLSYFKENAPQALAAGLKVGAYHYAKFATVAEAKAEAAYFLDSIRSFALNYPIVLDLEENKKKAKKKTLTDAAIAFLEAIEEAGYTAMLYTGKYFLENSLDESRLTNYALWIARYNSMLGRSADIWQHSDSGKISGISTKVDLNIAYRDFTNTINTIRTHNTRAWEAETPTTYTVTKGDTLSFIAKKHNTTVKSLVSLNGIKDPDKIYIGQKLRLK, encoded by the coding sequence ATGGAATATATAAAGGGAATCGATGTTTCACATTGGCAAGGTGCCATCCGTTGGGGGGAAGTTGCAAAGGCAGACGTGAAGTTCGTGTTCATTAAAGCAACAGAGGGAACGAGTTATTCTAAGTTATCTTATTTCAAAGAAAACGCACCACAAGCATTGGCAGCGGGATTGAAAGTCGGGGCCTATCACTATGCAAAGTTTGCAACTGTTGCAGAAGCAAAGGCTGAGGCAGCTTATTTTTTGGATTCAATCAGATCTTTTGCTTTAAATTACCCTATTGTACTGGATCTTGAGGAAAATAAAAAAAAGGCAAAGAAAAAAACGTTGACCGATGCAGCAATAGCTTTCTTAGAAGCTATTGAAGAAGCTGGATACACGGCTATGCTGTATACCGGTAAATATTTTCTTGAAAATAGTTTAGATGAATCAAGGTTGACGAATTACGCTTTGTGGATTGCCAGATACAACAGCATGTTGGGACGTAGCGCAGATATTTGGCAGCATTCTGATTCGGGTAAAATAAGCGGCATCAGTACAAAGGTGGACTTGAATATAGCTTATAGGGATTTTACAAATACAATAAATACTATTAGGACACACAACACCCGTGCATGGGAAGCCGAAACTCCCACAACTTATACAGTAACAAAAGGCGACACACTTAGCTTCATTGCAAAAAAACATAATACAACGGTAAAATCTCTTGTTAGTCTTAACGGAATAAAAGACCCCGACAAAATTTATATCGGTCAAAAATTAAGGTTGAAATAA
- a CDS encoding H-type small acid-soluble spore protein — MDVKRVKQILSSSSDIEVRYNGTSIWIDNLNEDGKTATVHLRGPLEERSEVAIGELKEI; from the coding sequence GTGGATGTTAAGCGTGTAAAACAGATACTTTCTTCTTCATCCGACATTGAGGTGAGATATAATGGCACCTCAATATGGATTGATAATTTAAATGAAGATGGAAAAACGGCTACGGTACATTTGAGAGGACCATTAGAGGAAAGATCAGAAGTAGCAATTGGCGAACTTAAAGAAATATAA